From the genome of Nitrosomonas sp., one region includes:
- a CDS encoding GNAT family N-acetyltransferase, with translation MPDELVIRNMTRPEVDELVEWVAREGWNPGLHDADAFWATDPEAFIAAELGDALIGGGAITSYNGAFGFMGFFIVRPEFRGRGLGNTLWHARRDRLLSRLQPGASIGLDGVFEMQRYYAKGGFVFSHRDMRFRADIPMHYQATVDDDEEIIPLLSVPFDQVQAYDRICFPALRPAFLKAWINQPDALALGCRREGKLAGYGVVRRCREGCKIGPLFADDTQSAKALYSRLAAFAANGSLYLDVPENNTAAIELVRQFGMNEVFGCARMYLGSSPALAHARIFGVTTFELG, from the coding sequence ATGCCGGATGAATTAGTAATACGAAACATGACACGGCCCGAAGTGGATGAGCTTGTCGAATGGGTTGCACGAGAAGGCTGGAATCCGGGACTTCATGATGCCGATGCATTCTGGGCTACGGATCCCGAGGCCTTCATCGCTGCCGAACTGGGCGACGCGCTGATTGGCGGCGGCGCTATCACATCCTATAATGGCGCGTTCGGCTTCATGGGTTTTTTTATTGTCCGCCCCGAGTTCCGGGGGCGGGGGCTTGGCAATACACTCTGGCATGCCCGCCGCGATCGTCTTCTGTCCCGTCTGCAACCGGGCGCGAGCATTGGGCTCGATGGCGTATTCGAAATGCAGCGTTATTATGCAAAAGGCGGTTTCGTTTTTTCGCACCGCGACATGCGGTTTCGTGCCGATATCCCGATGCATTACCAGGCTACTGTTGATGATGACGAAGAAATCATACCGTTGTTATCCGTCCCATTCGATCAGGTTCAGGCATATGACCGTATCTGCTTCCCCGCGTTGCGTCCGGCTTTTCTGAAAGCCTGGATCAATCAGCCAGATGCCCTTGCACTGGGCTGCCGACGCGAAGGAAAGCTTGCAGGATACGGCGTGGTGAGGCGTTGCAGGGAAGGCTGCAAAATAGGCCCCCTGTTCGCGGACGATACACAGTCAGCAAAGGCGCTTTACTCACGTCTGGCAGCATTTGCTGCGAACGGTTCGTTGTATCTCGATGTTCCCGAAAACAACACCGCTGCAATCGAGCTTGTACGCCAGTTCGGGATGAATGAGGTTTTCGGGTGTGCGCGGATGTACCTGGGGTCGTCGCCCGCTCTCGCGCATGCGCGTATCTTCGGTGTTACGACCTTTGAGTTGGGTTGA
- a CDS encoding polysaccharide deacetylase family protein, with product MSARDLTGYGGRLPHPRWPGNARVAVQFVLNIEEGAESCILNGDVCSEAYLHELPGRPSREGERDLSVEGMYEYGSRAGVWRVLELFKDRGLTLTAFAVGRALELNPKIGCALAAAGHEVAGHGYRWIDYRGIPEDNERHHIRLTLETIERICGKQPVGWYTGRVSQNTRRLLREESGLLYSSDAYNDDLPYWLGGLPPHLVIPYTLVNNDARYLLPNGFACGDDFFRSLKDAFDLLWQEGAHCPKMMSIGLHGRISGHPARAMALARFLDYIQNRDLVWICRREEIARHWMAKHPFEASAQED from the coding sequence ATGAGTGCGCGAGACTTGACCGGTTATGGCGGCCGACTTCCGCATCCGCGATGGCCGGGTAATGCACGGGTTGCGGTTCAGTTCGTGCTCAATATCGAGGAAGGCGCGGAATCGTGCATTCTCAATGGTGATGTCTGCTCGGAGGCGTATTTGCACGAGCTGCCGGGCCGTCCGTCACGGGAAGGTGAACGTGATCTGAGTGTCGAAGGAATGTATGAATACGGATCGCGTGCCGGCGTCTGGCGCGTTCTGGAGTTGTTCAAAGACCGCGGTTTGACTCTGACTGCCTTTGCCGTAGGCCGGGCGTTGGAACTTAACCCGAAGATCGGCTGTGCGCTTGCCGCCGCCGGACACGAAGTTGCCGGACATGGCTACCGTTGGATTGATTACCGCGGTATCCCCGAAGATAATGAGCGGCACCATATTCGCCTTACCCTTGAGACTATTGAGCGAATCTGCGGCAAACAGCCTGTTGGCTGGTACACAGGCCGTGTGAGCCAGAATACCCGCCGCCTGTTGCGTGAGGAGAGCGGACTGCTTTACAGCTCGGATGCCTATAACGATGATCTGCCATACTGGCTTGGCGGATTGCCGCCACATCTGGTGATTCCGTATACGCTGGTCAATAATGACGCCCGTTATCTGTTACCGAACGGTTTTGCATGTGGAGACGATTTCTTCCGGTCGCTCAAGGACGCTTTCGACCTGTTGTGGCAGGAAGGCGCGCACTGCCCGAAGATGATGAGCATCGGACTGCATGGCAGAATCAGCGGACATCCGGCGCGCGCAATGGCACTGGCGCGCTTTCTCGATTATATACAAAATCGCGATCTGGTATGGATTTGCCGGCGAGAGGAGATCGCTAGGCACTGGATGGCTAAACATCCATTCGAAGCAAGCGCGCAGGAAGATTGA
- a CDS encoding IS701 family transposase: MFQSERANMLRMGEVNEVDHQAMQHMLTSDAIDWNGFGEQIAIETDALLGGSAAVLIIDESAFAKKGESSAGVSRQWNGRLGKVDNCQVGVFASLCQNSMASLIDARLYLPQHWMSDSDRCKKAAIPEACQYYQSKCEIALSMIETAKQRGVRFGYVGIDGGYGKDPAFLRGVDKLGCTFVADVHCRQMVYLEDPKPGIPAWNSRGRQPKRLKAQSEAIRVDQWVSEQPDAVWRRIKLREGEKGMLEAEYLHAFVWVWDGSEKQAHRWHLLAKREVGASEISHYSLSNASLETPLQQLAQVQAQRFFIEHSFHEAKSECGMADYQVRRWDAWHHHMALVMLATLFLVKQKMLGRKQWPMLSFNDLVTALAHMLPKRQLTTEDLADVIHKRHRRRLSAKKSFARRKVAFG; encoded by the coding sequence CTGTTTCAATCTGAACGAGCAAATATGTTACGCATGGGCGAAGTCAATGAAGTTGACCACCAGGCGATGCAACACATGCTGACATCAGACGCGATTGACTGGAATGGATTTGGCGAGCAGATTGCGATTGAGACGGATGCGTTGTTGGGTGGTTCTGCTGCTGTTTTGATTATCGATGAAAGCGCTTTTGCGAAGAAAGGCGAATCATCAGCAGGTGTTTCCCGACAATGGAATGGCCGTCTTGGTAAGGTAGACAATTGTCAGGTTGGTGTATTTGCCAGTTTGTGCCAAAACAGCATGGCCAGTTTGATTGATGCGCGCCTGTATTTGCCACAACATTGGATGAGCGATTCGGATCGTTGCAAGAAAGCAGCAATACCTGAGGCATGCCAGTATTATCAAAGCAAATGCGAGATTGCATTATCAATGATCGAAACAGCCAAACAACGCGGTGTGCGTTTTGGTTATGTCGGCATTGATGGCGGCTATGGCAAGGATCCTGCTTTCTTGCGTGGTGTTGATAAACTTGGCTGCACATTTGTCGCTGATGTTCACTGTCGGCAGATGGTTTATCTTGAAGACCCAAAACCGGGCATTCCTGCCTGGAATAGCCGTGGCAGGCAACCGAAACGCCTGAAAGCACAATCTGAGGCGATACGTGTTGATCAATGGGTATCAGAGCAGCCGGATGCAGTATGGCGGCGCATTAAACTGCGCGAAGGCGAGAAAGGTATGCTGGAAGCGGAATATCTTCATGCATTTGTATGGGTATGGGATGGCAGCGAGAAACAAGCGCATCGCTGGCACTTGCTGGCAAAGCGGGAGGTTGGCGCTAGCGAAATATCGCATTATAGCTTATCCAACGCGTCACTTGAAACACCGTTACAGCAACTGGCGCAAGTACAGGCGCAGCGTTTCTTCATTGAGCACAGCTTTCATGAAGCAAAAAGCGAATGTGGCATGGCTGATTATCAAGTGCGCCGGTGGGATGCATGGCATCATCACATGGCGCTAGTCATGCTGGCAACGCTATTCTTGGTCAAGCAAAAGATGCTTGGGCGCAAGCAATGGCCGATGTTATCCTTCAATGACCTGGTGACCGCATTAGCGCACATGCTGCCAAAAAGACAACTTACCACCGAGGATCTGGCAGATGTTATTCATAAGCGGCACCGGCGACGGCTCAGCGCTAAAAAGTCTTTTGCTAGGCGAAAAGTGGCTTTTGGGTAA
- a CDS encoding lipase family protein: MPKNQSGLFVSMIASLMVFAGCSANQKDTVAQREAGSQAQEVAKAIDFDEVQWYAKRASAAYNTEAEIRAAFPDTVRVVQVGNTRVQYFLEQDDGNKLQVISVRGTANLKNIKEDVEYTQSKNEKLDIYLHKGFDEDAYKIYNDILPHLRKDYSIRLTGHSLGAAIAAILMIYLHEDGFEVQKMINFGQPKFTNNKGVQRYHTLPLTRIVNENDVVPLLPPVTLLSALHGRYTHMGDETILLKGIAYVYLEQHQVDSQKVEGFWDNIDHESVQEHFIANYLKNIGSKLMTALQVPFAEREVYLNQHGD; this comes from the coding sequence ATGCCAAAGAATCAATCAGGACTGTTTGTTTCAATGATTGCGTCGTTAATGGTATTTGCCGGTTGCAGTGCGAATCAGAAAGATACCGTGGCACAGAGAGAGGCTGGGTCTCAAGCGCAGGAAGTAGCCAAGGCAATCGATTTTGATGAAGTCCAGTGGTATGCAAAACGTGCCAGTGCTGCTTACAATACCGAGGCCGAAATCCGGGCAGCGTTTCCAGATACCGTGCGTGTTGTCCAGGTTGGAAATACTCGGGTGCAATACTTTCTTGAACAGGACGACGGTAATAAACTTCAGGTCATCAGTGTTCGAGGAACCGCCAATCTGAAAAATATCAAGGAAGATGTTGAATATACCCAATCAAAAAACGAAAAACTTGATATTTATCTGCACAAGGGGTTTGATGAAGATGCCTATAAGATTTACAACGATATTCTTCCGCACCTAAGAAAAGACTATTCCATTCGCCTGACAGGCCATTCCCTTGGTGCGGCGATTGCTGCCATACTGATGATTTATTTGCACGAAGATGGTTTTGAGGTGCAGAAAATGATTAATTTCGGTCAGCCGAAGTTTACCAATAATAAAGGAGTGCAACGTTACCATACCCTACCATTAACCCGTATTGTGAATGAAAATGATGTCGTGCCTTTACTGCCGCCGGTAACTTTATTAAGTGCGTTGCATGGCAGATACACGCATATGGGCGACGAAACGATACTGTTAAAAGGGATTGCGTATGTGTATCTTGAACAACACCAGGTTGACTCACAGAAGGTGGAGGGTTTTTGGGATAATATCGATCATGAGAGCGTGCAGGAACATTTTATTGCCAATTATCTGAAAAATATCGGCAGTAAACTCATGACCGCACTACAGGTGCCGTTCGCTGAACGTGAAGTTTATCTTAATCAACACGGCGATTGA
- a CDS encoding DUF4214 domain-containing protein, protein MGINLEIFDAFHEYGLDNSNNDAVSEQTNQTLLGDISDIRSSWTGSLLPGQSGEFTIDYSKGFTVKQHVRNVGGTSGQITEQSIYHTATNTLLQRITGEILVTSTIESANLDQEVIFAGNDKIMGNTHNNILRGFGGDDVIDGNEGVDTVLFSGFLEDYKITTVLKPGSFIVAGPDGIDTLKNVERIQFEDKKIAFDLTGNAGTVAKIVGAVFGKNAVLSEVTIGNFLALLDSGFSDEALADLALEIMRGEDATDADVIRLLYQNLTGNEPTFDELSFWLNKVESGAFTKTALILLAARSTFNQQNIDISGLKKTGLEYSITDNTIALSGNNAIDSLLGTYKWNVGVGSGANISYSFRTDLSSYSTDVDKGYGPVDGSGEPWHSGWKPLTPFQINGFRNTLQAWSEVANIRLSEVTDNETVSGDIRFSTLPGINESISYQPDSSIRGGDVWLPISIQLLSPVKGNWTYTTFLRETGHALGLDHPHEGRIIADASIDALPYSVMSLRDFVGDSLNSQRDILYPTTPMINDIAALQYVYGANWNTRSDDTVYQWEVDLPVFETIWDGGGIDTIDWSNQVTDALIDLNSGNWSFLGPERWDGHVFTNQNLAIAYNTVIENINGGQGNDILMGNAVDNELNGGEGNDELYGGDGDDRFDWNALYRTGNDTMYGGPGDDIYVIDSPQDQVIELPDEGNDLIWAPASYSLENIDHVERINLFGDGPANATGNALSNTLQGNDYDNILDGGQGNDFLIGKGGNDQLIGGDGLDTSIYLDSMKNFFIDTADQTWLIENGETGEIDSLTGIERIKFIDKGIAYDLDGNAGQIVKTIGVLLGEAGIARKNIIGIGLDLLDSGMSYSELMELALNIRLGTGYSNEAEVTLLYKNLLGRAPSDHALARFVGLIDSGEQTQVSLALLAAETEINITAMGVEELALTGLEYGF, encoded by the coding sequence ATGGGCATAAATCTAGAGATTTTTGATGCGTTTCACGAATATGGTTTAGATAATTCGAATAATGATGCAGTTTCCGAACAAACCAATCAAACTCTCCTTGGTGATATATCTGATATCAGGTCAAGTTGGACGGGAAGTTTGTTACCTGGGCAATCCGGTGAATTTACAATCGATTACTCCAAGGGATTTACCGTTAAACAGCATGTCAGAAATGTTGGCGGTACCAGTGGACAAATAACCGAACAGTCGATCTATCATACGGCCACTAACACGCTCTTGCAGCGCATCACCGGCGAAATTTTAGTTACTTCAACCATTGAAAGCGCCAATCTGGATCAGGAAGTCATTTTTGCTGGAAACGATAAGATTATGGGCAATACCCATAACAATATATTACGTGGTTTTGGTGGAGATGACGTAATCGATGGCAATGAAGGTGTTGATACCGTTTTGTTCTCGGGGTTCTTGGAGGACTATAAGATCACTACGGTCCTAAAGCCAGGCTCATTTATTGTTGCAGGTCCAGATGGTATTGACACACTAAAAAATGTTGAACGTATCCAGTTCGAAGACAAAAAAATTGCTTTCGATCTGACAGGAAACGCCGGTACAGTGGCAAAGATTGTTGGCGCTGTTTTCGGTAAAAATGCTGTGTTGTCCGAAGTCACCATAGGTAATTTTCTTGCATTACTCGATAGTGGTTTTAGTGATGAGGCGTTGGCGGATCTTGCACTGGAAATCATGCGCGGAGAGGATGCCACAGATGCGGATGTGATCCGGTTGCTTTACCAGAATCTGACCGGAAATGAACCGACATTCGATGAGTTGTCATTCTGGCTCAATAAAGTTGAATCCGGCGCATTTACAAAAACCGCATTGATCTTGCTGGCGGCAAGGTCAACGTTTAATCAACAAAATATAGATATTTCCGGCCTTAAGAAAACAGGACTGGAATATTCAATTACGGATAACACGATTGCGTTATCCGGTAACAATGCAATTGATAGTTTGCTCGGAACGTATAAATGGAATGTCGGTGTCGGTAGCGGTGCGAATATCAGTTACAGTTTTCGTACGGATTTATCCAGCTATTCAACCGATGTCGACAAAGGATACGGGCCTGTTGATGGTTCCGGTGAACCTTGGCATTCGGGCTGGAAACCGTTAACACCGTTTCAAATAAACGGATTCCGTAACACTCTGCAGGCCTGGTCTGAGGTAGCCAATATTCGTCTATCAGAAGTCACAGACAATGAAACGGTTTCAGGTGACATACGTTTTTCAACCTTGCCGGGAATTAATGAAAGCATTTCCTATCAACCGGATTCATCAATCCGTGGCGGTGATGTCTGGTTGCCGATATCGATTCAATTGTTGTCACCTGTTAAAGGCAACTGGACCTATACTACTTTTTTACGTGAAACCGGTCATGCGTTAGGACTGGATCATCCACATGAAGGGCGAATTATTGCCGACGCTTCTATCGATGCGTTGCCTTATTCAGTGATGAGCTTGCGGGATTTTGTCGGCGATTCCCTGAATAGCCAACGTGACATTTTATACCCGACAACGCCGATGATAAATGATATTGCTGCGTTGCAATATGTGTATGGTGCTAATTGGAATACGCGTAGTGATGATACCGTTTATCAATGGGAAGTCGATTTGCCCGTTTTTGAAACGATCTGGGATGGCGGAGGAATAGACACGATTGACTGGTCAAATCAGGTTACTGATGCCTTGATTGATCTTAATTCGGGCAATTGGAGTTTTTTGGGTCCGGAACGTTGGGATGGACATGTTTTTACCAACCAGAATCTTGCCATTGCATACAATACTGTTATTGAAAATATCAATGGCGGGCAGGGTAACGATATCCTGATGGGAAATGCTGTAGACAACGAGCTCAACGGGGGTGAAGGTAACGACGAACTATATGGTGGCGACGGTGACGATCGTTTTGACTGGAACGCATTATACCGGACGGGAAACGATACCATGTATGGCGGCCCGGGGGATGATATTTACGTGATAGATTCACCACAAGATCAAGTCATTGAATTACCGGATGAAGGTAACGATTTAATCTGGGCGCCGGCTTCTTATTCCCTGGAAAATATTGATCATGTCGAGCGGATCAATCTGTTTGGTGATGGACCGGCTAATGCAACCGGAAATGCATTGTCAAACACATTGCAGGGTAATGACTACGATAATATTCTTGACGGTGGTCAGGGCAATGATTTTTTGATCGGAAAAGGTGGTAATGATCAGTTGATCGGCGGTGACGGGCTTGACACTTCGATTTATCTGGATTCAATGAAAAATTTTTTCATCGATACTGCCGATCAAACCTGGCTTATCGAAAACGGTGAAACAGGAGAAATCGATAGCCTGACCGGTATAGAACGAATCAAATTTATCGACAAGGGAATTGCTTATGATCTGGATGGGAACGCTGGCCAGATTGTCAAAACTATCGGTGTACTATTGGGTGAAGCGGGCATCGCGCGAAAAAATATCATTGGAATCGGTTTGGATTTGTTGGATAGCGGCATGAGTTATTCCGAGTTAATGGAACTTGCGCTGAATATAAGACTTGGTACGGGGTACAGTAATGAAGCTGAAGTGACGCTTTTATATAAAAATTTGTTGGGTAGAGCACCTTCCGATCATGCGCTGGCCCGTTTCGTGGGCTTGATCGACTCAGGTGAGCAGACCCAGGTTTCACTTGCGCTGTTGGCAGCCGAGACTGAAATTAATATCACTGCGATGGGTGTGGAGGAGTTGGCGCTGACGGGTCTTGAATATGGGTTTTAA
- a CDS encoding carboxypeptidase M32, with product MNKNYQNLVRRLEEISRLNGVLSTIAWDQEVMMPAGAADARAKQIAALAGVIHERTTNPALGECLDALNDGTEDFTAMALCNIQEARRNFDLMTRIPNDLVRALAELGSRGHTIWVQARRENKFSDFAPVIEQFLKLKKEWAACAFPDMPPYDANIDLFERGTTAAEITAIFDQLKAVLIPLIHKIRHHSYQPDISFLQGHFPVEKQEALARKISKDIGFKYDMGRMDVSVHPFCGGSHPTDVRITTRYNDNDFVESLYAVIHETGHALYEQGRQLEFADLPVSESLTMGIHESQSLFWERMIAQSREFCTYYFETICEAFPGNLKRATVDSFYQAINACRPGFIRVEADELTYPLHVILRFEIEKGLFEGSIAVNDLPEVWNEKMDTYLGIRPPTDTLGVLQDSHWSSGAFGYFPSYTLGAIYACQFYKTMVSEVPDTANNIETGDFKPIKHWLNEKIHSQGRRYTPQELVLRITGEPLNPNHLIDYLKAKYKVIYKLNG from the coding sequence ATGAATAAAAATTATCAGAATTTGGTCAGGCGGCTTGAAGAAATATCGCGTTTGAATGGTGTGCTGAGCACAATTGCATGGGATCAGGAAGTTATGATGCCGGCAGGCGCCGCAGATGCACGCGCCAAGCAGATTGCCGCGCTTGCCGGTGTAATACACGAACGCACGACTAACCCGGCTTTAGGCGAGTGCTTGGATGCATTAAATGACGGCACGGAAGATTTCACTGCAATGGCGTTGTGTAATATTCAGGAGGCGCGCAGGAATTTCGATTTAATGACCCGGATACCCAATGATTTGGTACGGGCATTGGCTGAACTGGGTTCACGGGGCCATACAATTTGGGTGCAGGCACGCAGGGAGAATAAATTTTCTGATTTTGCACCGGTAATTGAACAATTTTTGAAATTAAAGAAAGAATGGGCTGCGTGTGCATTTCCGGATATGCCGCCTTATGATGCCAATATTGATTTATTTGAGCGCGGAACAACGGCAGCGGAAATTACCGCTATATTCGATCAATTGAAAGCGGTTTTGATACCGCTTATTCATAAAATCAGACACCATTCGTATCAGCCCGATATATCCTTCCTGCAAGGTCATTTCCCGGTTGAGAAACAAGAAGCCCTGGCACGCAAAATCAGTAAGGATATCGGATTTAAGTATGATATGGGGCGTATGGATGTGTCTGTGCATCCGTTTTGCGGCGGCAGTCATCCAACCGATGTGCGCATTACAACGCGGTATAACGACAATGATTTTGTCGAGTCACTCTATGCGGTGATCCATGAGACCGGCCATGCACTTTATGAACAGGGGCGTCAATTGGAATTCGCAGATTTGCCCGTTTCAGAATCGCTGACCATGGGTATTCATGAATCGCAGTCATTATTTTGGGAACGAATGATTGCGCAAAGCAGAGAATTCTGCACATATTATTTTGAAACAATATGCGAGGCCTTTCCCGGAAATCTGAAAAGGGCAACAGTAGATTCGTTTTACCAGGCGATTAATGCGTGCAGACCTGGGTTTATACGCGTTGAAGCGGATGAATTAACCTATCCATTGCATGTAATCCTGCGTTTTGAAATTGAAAAAGGTCTGTTCGAAGGCAGCATTGCGGTTAATGACTTGCCCGAAGTCTGGAATGAGAAAATGGACACCTATTTGGGGATCAGGCCACCGACGGATACACTCGGTGTTTTGCAGGATTCTCATTGGAGCAGTGGCGCTTTTGGGTATTTTCCTTCCTATACGTTAGGCGCGATATACGCATGCCAGTTTTATAAGACTATGGTGAGTGAAGTGCCCGATACCGCAAATAATATTGAGACGGGTGATTTTAAACCAATCAAACACTGGCTGAATGAAAAAATTCATAGCCAGGGTAGGCGCTATACCCCTCAGGAGCTAGTATTGCGAATAACAGGTGAGCCGTTAAACCCTAACCATTTAATTGATTATCTCAAAGCCAAATACAAGGTGATATACAAGTTAAATGGATAA
- a CDS encoding sodium-dependent bicarbonate transport family permease — MTIQPVVLFFIMGVVAGLIRSDLKIPEALYKSLSIYLLIAIGLKGGLSLSKYEVMEVLPACIALVITAALIPLVAYPILKFVGKFNQADSGAIAAHYGSVSAVTFAVGIAFMDGINEYYEGYMPLFLALLEVPALATGTILALMGASAAGGKTQWGKLLHEVFTGSSIYLLVGGIAIGYYMGIVKEVEPLDKLFFDLFIGALALFLLEMGLLAASRLSIIRQKGLFMVAFGILFPLTCGAFGAFMGMIFDLTPGGTMILAVLYASSSYIAAPAAMRIAVPKADPAVSIGLSLGVTFPFNIFVGVPIYWEMAKFMHGI; from the coding sequence ATGACGATACAACCAGTCGTACTATTTTTTATTATGGGGGTCGTAGCTGGATTAATCAGGTCTGATCTGAAGATTCCTGAGGCATTGTATAAAAGCTTAAGTATTTATTTATTGATCGCAATTGGCCTCAAAGGCGGATTATCATTATCCAAATATGAGGTTATGGAAGTTTTACCTGCCTGTATAGCACTTGTTATAACAGCGGCGTTAATCCCACTTGTTGCATATCCTATTTTAAAATTTGTCGGTAAATTTAATCAAGCCGATTCCGGGGCTATTGCTGCGCACTATGGTTCGGTCAGTGCCGTTACTTTTGCTGTGGGTATAGCATTCATGGATGGTATCAATGAATATTACGAAGGGTATATGCCTTTGTTTCTGGCATTACTGGAGGTGCCAGCACTAGCAACCGGAACGATTCTGGCATTAATGGGCGCCAGTGCCGCCGGTGGAAAAACGCAATGGGGTAAATTATTGCATGAAGTATTTACCGGTTCGAGTATTTATCTGCTGGTCGGTGGTATTGCGATTGGATACTACATGGGTATAGTGAAAGAAGTTGAGCCACTGGATAAATTGTTCTTCGATCTCTTTATAGGCGCACTTGCTTTGTTCCTGTTGGAAATGGGACTATTGGCTGCAAGCCGTCTATCAATCATTAGACAAAAAGGGTTATTCATGGTCGCCTTTGGTATCCTATTTCCGCTTACTTGCGGTGCATTTGGTGCATTTATGGGTATGATCTTTGATTTGACACCTGGTGGTACGATGATATTAGCAGTACTTTATGCTAGCTCTTCTTATATTGCTGCGCCCGCTGCGATGCGTATTGCGGTACCAAAAGCAGATCCTGCAGTATCGATTGGACTTTCGTTAGGGGTAACTTTTCCCTTTAATATCTTTGTTGGGGTGCCAATTTACTGGGAAATGGCAAAGTTTATGCATGGTATTTAA
- a CDS encoding transcriptional regulator, whose amino-acid sequence MNSTISMKRIEIVVAEEELENLIHLLMETSVRGYTVLKKAGGLGSRGTRSPDDVLWQEENAVVILACKQDQADKIVAALRPRLKEFGGMCLLSDCEWVEGPPISY is encoded by the coding sequence ATGAATTCCACAATATCAATGAAGCGAATTGAAATCGTTGTTGCAGAAGAAGAACTGGAGAATTTGATCCATCTATTAATGGAGACATCTGTACGAGGCTATACAGTGCTCAAAAAAGCAGGTGGACTTGGTTCACGGGGTACCCGAAGTCCCGACGATGTTCTATGGCAGGAAGAAAATGCCGTCGTGATTCTCGCTTGTAAACAAGATCAGGCAGACAAGATTGTGGCTGCTTTACGCCCCAGATTAAAAGAGTTTGGCGGGATGTGTTTGCTCTCGGATTGTGAATGGGTAGAAGGGCCCCCCATATCATATTAA
- a CDS encoding cadmium-containing carbonic anhydrase produces MFKKIKDILGFGEKTMNQENSDQELNFNTLGKFNLGIGNIGPANRSDIDKNILDEMYKRIASGEFNYNVHSSIPVICVDGRTMIDGKRLEAPSAAGGTLSMVYGSDLGNSSIQNEENELQLASKIINKLKQKGFETSVHGDNHSSCGCGACAKVKNIYQHIVERIDDITDVIEQLGISINQDEKTALVQRANQRLQSPGFFSDDRSTVLQAAQANGAQYEELVDAHNELGIAINTRPGTTVNRAAIRETFGPQYDMFIVDTWTFDSAAREITDNSDNQDAIRIAKAMAVQNVATASVLGHASLPIIPIV; encoded by the coding sequence ATGTTTAAGAAAATCAAAGATATATTGGGATTTGGTGAAAAAACCATGAATCAGGAAAATAGTGATCAGGAATTAAATTTTAATACACTTGGTAAATTTAATTTAGGAATTGGAAATATTGGCCCAGCGAATCGATCTGATATTGATAAAAACATTTTAGATGAAATGTATAAACGGATTGCGAGTGGGGAGTTTAACTATAATGTTCACAGTAGTATTCCAGTTATTTGTGTCGATGGGCGAACGATGATTGATGGTAAACGCTTGGAGGCTCCTTCTGCAGCAGGTGGAACGCTCAGTATGGTGTACGGTAGTGATCTAGGAAATTCTTCGATACAAAATGAGGAGAATGAATTACAGCTTGCTTCTAAAATTATCAATAAACTAAAACAGAAAGGCTTTGAGACTTCAGTTCACGGAGATAACCATAGCAGTTGTGGTTGTGGCGCATGTGCGAAAGTTAAGAATATCTATCAGCATATCGTGGAACGGATCGATGATATTACAGACGTGATAGAACAATTAGGTATCAGCATTAATCAAGATGAAAAAACTGCGTTAGTACAGCGCGCGAATCAACGTTTGCAGAGTCCTGGTTTTTTTTCTGATGATAGATCAACGGTATTGCAAGCCGCACAAGCAAATGGTGCACAGTATGAGGAATTGGTCGATGCGCACAACGAACTTGGTATAGCAATAAACACAAGGCCTGGAACTACAGTAAACCGTGCAGCAATCCGTGAAACCTTTGGACCACAGTATGATATGTTTATTGTAGATACGTGGACATTTGATTCGGCCGCGAGAGAAATCACTGATAACAGTGATAATCAGGACGCTATTCGTATTGCTAAAGCAATGGCAGTACAGAATGTGGCTACAGCTTCTGTACTGGGACATGCTTCCTTGCCTATCATACCCATAGTATAA